A single window of Methylomarinum sp. Ch1-1 DNA harbors:
- a CDS encoding condensin complex protein MksE gives MISNELSQAIYNLLINGKVISKHRYLAKCNELEENPLYNEIFINFDEYRQLYQRINFELVHQDGGFFFIRELGGEQANDVTIKIQALLIIIGRIVTEQGYLFEVLTDHRAGIRPKDLAAAAGEERYLDILHTCKLCKSRGIDEEINNHLVARGLMFINSRGHYVLSDAGAAFFRELSEAYNPSAGVQP, from the coding sequence ATGATTAGCAACGAACTCAGTCAAGCCATTTACAACCTGCTGATCAATGGCAAAGTCATCAGCAAGCATCGCTATCTCGCCAAATGCAACGAGCTGGAGGAAAATCCGTTGTATAACGAGATTTTTATCAATTTCGACGAATACCGCCAGCTGTATCAGCGCATCAATTTCGAGCTGGTGCATCAAGACGGCGGTTTTTTCTTTATCCGTGAGCTCGGCGGCGAACAGGCCAACGACGTGACGATCAAGATCCAGGCGCTGCTGATCATAATCGGCCGCATCGTCACCGAGCAGGGTTATCTGTTCGAGGTGCTGACCGACCATCGCGCCGGCATCCGCCCTAAAGACCTGGCGGCTGCAGCCGGCGAAGAGCGCTATCTGGACATCCTGCATACCTGTAAATTATGCAAATCACGCGGCATCGACGAGGAGATCAACAATCATCTGGTCGCCCGCGGCCTGATGTTTATCAACAGTCGGGGCCATTATGTGCTGAGCGACGCCGGAGCCGCCTTTTTCCGTGAATTGAGCGAGGCATACAATCCATCGGCCGGTGTGCAACCGTGA
- a CDS encoding DUF2231 domain-containing protein has product MIDYLYDLLANVGYIHPLHPPLTHGPIGAVIVAFLLGIAAKLWPNKNFQQSAYYAVIIAFILYFPTVVLGFLDWQHYYYGAYIYPIRMKIALAAGLLLLLVITLIVGRNPKTPTWIVSTLFSLCLFNVLGLGYFGGQLVYEGRVPEAGERFSQGRQIFIRRCSGCHVNGGNIIYPNLPLRSAPQLESYEQFIRFIRNPRLPNGEKGPMPAFKAKKLSDQHVLELYNYIIHGLAKPTRSSGRKER; this is encoded by the coding sequence ATGATCGACTATCTTTATGACTTGCTGGCCAACGTAGGGTATATTCATCCGCTGCATCCGCCGCTGACCCATGGACCCATCGGCGCAGTGATCGTGGCTTTTTTGTTGGGGATTGCCGCTAAGCTATGGCCGAACAAAAATTTTCAGCAGTCGGCATATTATGCTGTGATCATTGCATTTATCCTGTATTTTCCGACCGTTGTGCTCGGCTTTCTGGATTGGCAACATTATTATTACGGCGCCTATATTTATCCGATCAGGATGAAAATTGCGCTGGCGGCCGGTCTGTTGTTGCTGCTTGTCATCACCTTGATTGTTGGCCGCAACCCGAAAACCCCGACCTGGATCGTCAGCACGCTTTTTTCCCTCTGCTTGTTCAATGTGCTGGGATTGGGCTATTTCGGCGGTCAGCTGGTCTATGAAGGTAGGGTCCCGGAAGCAGGCGAACGTTTCTCTCAGGGCCGACAAATATTCATCAGACGCTGTTCTGGATGTCATGTCAACGGCGGTAATATTATTTACCCGAACCTGCCGTTGCGTTCGGCCCCTCAGCTGGAAAGTTATGAGCAATTTATTCGATTCATTCGAAATCCGAGACTGCCCAATGGTGAAAAAGGTCCGATGCCGGCTTTTAAGGCAAAAAAACTTTCCGACCAGCACGTTCTAGAATTGTACAACTATATCATCCACGGCTTGGCCAAACCGACCCGCAGCAGTGGGCGGAAGGAACGCTGA
- a CDS encoding REP-associated tyrosine transposase, with protein MSEYHRLYIPGASWFFTVVVADRKKRSLLLDNIATLRQAFRYVKQRHPFNIDAVVVLPDHLHCMWTLPEGDSDFSTRWNLLKGHFSRSLEEGERVINSRSKRGERGIWQRRFWEHMIRDQVDFNQHVDYIHWNPVKHGYVAKVSDWPYSSFHRYVKAGIYSENWGHAGDFELETGE; from the coding sequence ATGAGCGAATATCACAGGCTTTATATTCCCGGCGCCAGCTGGTTTTTTACCGTGGTTGTGGCCGATAGAAAGAAACGATCACTGTTGCTCGACAATATCGCTACCCTGCGTCAGGCCTTCCGTTATGTGAAACAGCGTCATCCGTTCAACATCGATGCGGTGGTTGTTTTGCCGGATCATTTGCATTGCATGTGGACGTTGCCGGAGGGAGATAGCGATTTTTCGACGCGTTGGAATTTACTGAAAGGCCATTTTTCCCGATCGCTGGAAGAAGGGGAGCGAGTCATAAACAGCCGATCAAAACGAGGGGAGCGAGGTATTTGGCAGCGTCGGTTCTGGGAGCACATGATCCGCGACCAAGTCGATTTTAATCAGCATGTCGATTATATTCATTGGAATCCGGTCAAACATGGTTATGTGGCAAAGGTTTCCGATTGGCCCTATTCCAGCTTTCATCGTTATGTTAAGGCTGGAATTTACTCGGAAAATTGGGGGCATGCGGGGGATTTTGAGTTGGAGACCGGAGAATAA
- a CDS encoding exonuclease SbcCD subunit D gives MRFIHTADWHLGRVFHNASLLEDQQHILDQLILTVEQRQPDALIVAGDVYDKAIPSEGAIRLLEDFIQQVGGALNVPLIMISGNHDSGARLSFASGLLAKASVHIVGKAELETRPIILTDEHGEVYFYPLPYLSPLAARSLYRDADIKTHQDVIRRQIDCINAEHPTDKRKVLIMHEFVGGAEESDSERQLTVGGASQIDAGILRDFDYVAMGHLHRPQATGGDHIRYSGSLLKYSFSEVHHHKGVTEVVLDGDGFAECLSVPLQPLRNMRIVRGRLEEIVQQARLDACSDDYICAELLDEGALYEPMRRLQEVYPNTLEIKYVVQSSPQGISGDKSFHELHKQDVTELFDEFYRHVCAEPLNDPQRQFVKTIVEQLEQTDH, from the coding sequence ATGCGTTTCATACACACCGCGGACTGGCATCTGGGCCGCGTTTTTCATAATGCGTCATTGCTGGAAGACCAACAACATATACTCGACCAGCTGATCCTGACTGTTGAGCAACGTCAGCCGGATGCGCTGATCGTCGCCGGCGATGTCTATGACAAAGCCATTCCTTCGGAAGGGGCGATACGCCTGCTGGAGGACTTCATCCAGCAGGTCGGCGGGGCGTTGAATGTGCCGCTCATCATGATCAGCGGCAATCACGACAGCGGCGCCCGCCTGAGCTTCGCCTCCGGCCTGCTGGCCAAGGCCTCGGTGCATATCGTCGGCAAGGCCGAGCTCGAAACCCGGCCGATCATCCTAACCGACGAACACGGCGAGGTGTATTTTTACCCCCTGCCCTATCTGTCGCCGCTGGCGGCCAGGTCCCTGTACCGAGACGCCGATATCAAGACTCATCAGGATGTTATCCGGCGTCAAATTGACTGCATAAACGCCGAACACCCCACCGATAAACGCAAGGTATTGATCATGCATGAATTCGTCGGCGGCGCCGAGGAAAGCGACTCGGAGCGCCAGTTGACCGTCGGCGGCGCCTCGCAGATCGACGCCGGCATCCTGCGGGATTTCGATTATGTCGCGATGGGGCATCTGCATAGACCCCAGGCCACGGGCGGCGATCATATCCGCTATTCGGGCTCGTTGCTGAAATACAGTTTCAGCGAAGTCCATCATCACAAGGGCGTGACCGAGGTAGTGCTGGACGGCGACGGTTTTGCCGAATGCTTGTCGGTGCCGCTGCAGCCCTTACGCAACATGCGCATCGTTCGCGGCAGACTGGAAGAGATTGTGCAACAGGCCCGCCTGGATGCCTGCAGCGACGATTATATCTGCGCCGAATTGTTGGACGAAGGCGCGCTGTACGAGCCGATGAGGCGCCTGCAGGAAGTCTACCCCAATACCCTGGAAATCAAATACGTCGTTCAAAGCAGCCCTCAAGGCATAAGCGGCGACAAAAGCTTTCACGAACTGCATAAACAGGATGTCACCGAACTGTTCGACGAATTTTACCGGCATGTTTGCGCGGAGCCGTTGAATGACCCTCAACGGCAATTCGTCAAGACGATCGTCGAACAGCTCGAACAGACAGATCATTAA
- the ortB gene encoding 2-amino-4-oxopentanoate thiolase subunit OrtB: MHSYQAVMDQRNDIMRQSVGIDYRKYATGVLAFDYQRLMDDTGYRIDRVREVQGRTAVGNTPLVELKNLTRLARRLAKPGYGARLFVKDEAANPSGSFKDRRASLSVFEAKRRGYPGVIAATSGNYGAAIASQAAKAGLRCIIVQEAFDSRGVAQPEIAEKTRACEAYGAEVMRLSVGPELFYQFLRLLKETGYFNASLYTPYSIQGIETLGFELAEQILDRERVHPDAVVVTHAGGGNLTGTARGLIEAGAGDTEIIAASVDLTGLHMASDHDFNRKSFTTGHTGFSLPFTTWPDRADVPRNAARALRYMDRFVTVTQGEVFYITQALAELEGLERGPAGNTSLAAAFVIAQQLTEDRIVVVQETEYTGAGKHPLAQLNLAKRMGVAISRGDPKTSKPGQSIVIPESPEQLAVADIDLMRVRRSYLQHALQSLEKQHTLTETDYMFLAAETRLDITQVKEICDEYIGQAR, encoded by the coding sequence ATGCATAGCTATCAGGCCGTCATGGACCAACGCAACGACATCATGCGCCAATCGGTCGGCATCGATTATCGGAAATACGCGACCGGTGTGTTGGCCTTCGATTATCAGAGGCTGATGGACGATACCGGTTATCGAATAGACCGAGTCCGCGAGGTACAGGGCCGCACCGCGGTCGGTAACACCCCGTTGGTGGAATTGAAAAACCTGACCCGCTTGGCGCGCAGGCTGGCTAAACCGGGCTATGGCGCGCGCCTGTTCGTCAAGGACGAGGCGGCCAATCCCTCCGGTTCGTTCAAGGACAGAAGGGCCTCGCTGTCGGTGTTCGAGGCCAAGCGGCGTGGTTATCCCGGCGTGATCGCGGCGACCAGTGGCAACTATGGCGCCGCGATCGCTTCGCAGGCGGCCAAGGCTGGTCTGCGCTGCATCATCGTCCAGGAAGCCTTCGACAGCCGGGGCGTCGCCCAGCCGGAAATCGCCGAAAAGACTCGGGCCTGCGAAGCCTACGGCGCCGAGGTTATGCGCCTGTCGGTCGGCCCGGAGCTGTTCTATCAGTTTCTGCGGTTATTGAAAGAGACCGGCTATTTCAACGCCTCGTTGTATACGCCTTATTCGATACAAGGCATAGAGACTTTAGGTTTTGAACTGGCCGAACAGATATTAGATCGGGAACGGGTCCATCCGGATGCGGTGGTCGTGACTCATGCCGGCGGCGGCAATCTGACCGGCACCGCGCGCGGTTTGATCGAGGCCGGCGCGGGCGATACCGAAATCATCGCCGCCAGCGTCGATCTGACTGGCCTGCATATGGCGTCGGACCACGATTTCAACCGTAAATCGTTTACGACCGGCCACACCGGCTTTTCGCTGCCGTTCACGACCTGGCCTGACCGCGCCGATGTGCCGCGCAATGCGGCCCGAGCCCTGCGTTACATGGACCGCTTCGTGACCGTGACCCAGGGCGAAGTGTTTTACATCACCCAGGCCTTGGCCGAACTGGAGGGCCTGGAGCGCGGGCCTGCCGGCAATACGTCTTTGGCTGCGGCCTTCGTCATCGCCCAGCAATTAACGGAAGATCGGATCGTCGTCGTGCAGGAAACCGAATACACCGGCGCCGGCAAGCATCCGTTGGCGCAGTTGAATCTGGCCAAGCGCATGGGCGTCGCCATCAGCCGAGGCGACCCCAAGACCAGCAAGCCGGGGCAGAGCATCGTGATCCCGGAAAGTCCGGAGCAACTGGCGGTCGCCGACATCGATTTGATGCGGGTGCGACGCTCCTATCTTCAGCATGCGCTTCAATCGCTGGAAAAACAGCATACACTGACAGAAACCGATTACATGTTTCTGGCCGCCGAGACCCGGTTGGATATCACCCAAGTAAAGGAGATCTGTGATGAGTACATTGGACAGGCCCGATGA
- the rlmA gene encoding 23S rRNA (guanine(745)-N(1))-methyltransferase: protein MTYICPICQSPLQQHLPSKGYYCENKHHFDIAKEGYLNLLPVQHKKSKEPGDSRAMMRSRRSFLEAGFYQPLAQTITALIDQHRTVQPPMHILDMGCGEGYYSRQIEALCQHPEQLDLHGIDIAKNAILAAAKKQPNAHFIVASNKRMPYADHYFDLIVIVYAPANDAEVVRLLKTDGLLLTVTPGPRHLWQLKEFIYKEVKEHKVEIDLPEGYEQIDSRRLSYTITPDQEHRMALLQMTPFAWRAKGEIQSRIQRAQDLEIETDFIITLATKR from the coding sequence ATGACCTATATCTGTCCTATTTGCCAAAGTCCGCTGCAGCAACATCTGCCTTCCAAAGGTTATTATTGCGAAAACAAACATCACTTCGACATCGCCAAGGAAGGCTATCTCAATCTGCTGCCGGTGCAGCATAAGAAATCGAAGGAACCGGGCGACAGCCGAGCCATGATGCGTTCCCGACGCAGTTTTCTCGAAGCCGGTTTCTATCAGCCTCTGGCTCAAACGATCACAGCCTTAATAGACCAACACCGAACGGTGCAGCCTCCGATGCATATCCTCGACATGGGCTGCGGCGAAGGTTATTACAGCCGGCAAATCGAAGCCTTGTGCCAACACCCCGAGCAGCTGGATTTACACGGCATCGATATCGCCAAAAATGCCATTTTGGCGGCCGCCAAGAAACAACCTAACGCCCATTTCATCGTCGCCAGCAACAAGCGCATGCCTTATGCCGATCATTATTTCGATCTGATCGTCATAGTTTACGCTCCGGCTAATGATGCCGAAGTCGTGCGTCTGTTGAAAACAGACGGCTTGTTGTTGACGGTGACGCCCGGCCCGCGCCATTTATGGCAATTGAAGGAGTTTATTTATAAAGAGGTCAAAGAGCATAAAGTCGAGATCGACTTGCCTGAGGGCTACGAACAAATCGACAGCCGACGACTCAGCTATACGATCACGCCCGACCAGGAACACCGCATGGCCTTATTGCAGATGACGCCGTTCGCATGGCGAGCCAAAGGCGAAATCCAGAGCCGTATTCAACGCGCCCAGGACTTGGAAATCGAAACCGATTTCATCATTACGCTGGCGACTAAACGTTGA
- the ord gene encoding 2,4-diaminopentanoate dehydrogenase: MGDTIRVVVVGTGQMGSGIARLILKKPALQLAGACARRPGRDGVDLGLAIGLERELGISVTTELDALLEQTRPDIAIQATCSTLEDAWRELNILIGHGVNVISIAEEMAYPAAKSPIKAEQLHQLAIKHGVSVLGAGVNPGFVLDLLIILLTGVCAEVESIKATRVNDLAPYGPTVLSEQGVGLTPEAFEQGLSNGSVVGHVGFEQSLQMIAAALGWELERIEQSREPIIAEVRRETPFVTVEPGRVAGCLHTAVAYRDGRAVISLSHPQQIHPEMEGVETGDLIRINGAPDLNIEGRPEIPGGQATVALAVNMTPQVLQAAPGLYCMADLPAPAAMLGDGIFRRFGRGKRKREAR, encoded by the coding sequence ATGGGCGATACGATTCGAGTGGTGGTGGTTGGGACCGGCCAGATGGGCTCCGGTATCGCCCGCTTGATCCTGAAAAAGCCGGCTTTGCAGTTGGCCGGCGCCTGCGCCAGAAGGCCGGGGCGGGACGGCGTGGACCTCGGATTGGCGATCGGGCTGGAACGCGAACTCGGTATTTCGGTTACAACCGAGCTGGATGCGTTGCTTGAACAAACCCGACCCGATATTGCGATACAGGCGACCTGTTCGACGCTGGAAGACGCCTGGCGGGAACTGAACATACTGATAGGACATGGCGTCAACGTCATTTCGATCGCCGAGGAAATGGCTTATCCGGCCGCGAAATCCCCGATCAAGGCCGAGCAATTACATCAGCTTGCTATCAAACACGGCGTCTCGGTGCTAGGCGCCGGCGTCAATCCGGGCTTCGTACTCGATTTGTTGATCATCCTGCTGACCGGAGTTTGCGCCGAGGTGGAGTCGATCAAGGCTACGCGGGTCAACGACCTGGCTCCTTATGGTCCGACCGTGCTGTCCGAGCAGGGCGTCGGCTTGACGCCTGAAGCCTTCGAACAGGGACTCAGCAACGGCAGCGTGGTCGGTCATGTCGGTTTCGAACAGTCGCTGCAGATGATTGCGGCGGCGTTGGGTTGGGAGCTGGAACGGATCGAACAGAGCCGCGAGCCGATCATCGCTGAGGTCAGGCGAGAAACGCCGTTCGTCACGGTCGAGCCGGGCCGGGTGGCCGGTTGTCTGCATACCGCGGTCGCCTATCGGGATGGCCGCGCCGTGATCAGTTTGAGCCATCCGCAACAGATCCATCCTGAAATGGAAGGCGTCGAAACCGGCGATCTTATTCGGATCAACGGCGCTCCGGACCTGAATATCGAAGGCCGTCCCGAGATACCGGGCGGTCAGGCCACCGTGGCCCTGGCGGTCAACATGACGCCACAGGTTTTGCAGGCCGCTCCAGGACTCTATTGCATGGCGGACCTGCCGGCGCCGGCGGCGATGTTGGGTGACGGGATTTTTCGTCGTTTCGGCCGGGGCAAACGAAAAAGGGAAGCTAGATGA
- the ortA gene encoding 2-amino-4-oxopentanoate thiolase subunit OrtA, protein MTELIDKGVWVEIHTIVLHPGERAPQIPEDTAKIPLEMRVKGFLIEPARLGDQAQIVTAAGRRLRGRLDAINPAYRHGFGAPIPELSTIGQELRALLAQQDADDA, encoded by the coding sequence ATGACCGAACTGATCGACAAAGGCGTTTGGGTCGAAATTCATACGATCGTGCTGCATCCCGGAGAACGCGCGCCTCAGATTCCTGAAGACACCGCCAAGATTCCGTTAGAGATGCGGGTCAAGGGCTTTCTCATAGAGCCTGCAAGACTTGGCGATCAGGCCCAGATCGTCACCGCCGCCGGACGCCGTCTCCGCGGTAGGCTGGATGCGATCAATCCGGCCTATCGACACGGTTTCGGTGCGCCGATACCGGAACTGTCGACGATCGGCCAGGAACTAAGAGCCTTGCTGGCGCAGCAGGATGCGGACGATGCATAG
- a CDS encoding SMC family ATPase, whose product MRPLKLTLSAFGPYAGEQLFDFRLLEDRNLFLISGDIGAGKTTIFDAICCALYGETSGGERTVEEMRSHHADPDTRTEITLEFEIQGELYRACFSPRQSIPKKRGEGYTEQTVQSALYKIDFVDQPGEQALLVSESISKTRPEIEALIGFNVHQFRQVVMLAQGKFRELLNANSAEREEILKTLVDTEFLSRFERKLKTLETELKQSVVNLEAQIKGLLKSENVEHADQLLPQIEEIKRQRLDAERQIDDAERLRGKAEAELNEATALKDLFAQQRQLLLSRQALVEQKDRIEALAAALQRHGEAEKLWPDYRLYEEADKALKSADEALAEARHEHEARQRIAIEATEQLTTLEQEKPAQEQRKRELQSLRQTHAALASLAGDRQKQHQANTSLQTAQQALSQAETKLQEQRSALEKSETELETLGSCDAALLQTRHHLEKKQEQLKQIQRIENKQRELENATKKLRALQRQLETRQQEVDSSAGALQQLEQARMQDIASHLAAQLQQGQPCAVCGSHDHPLPATPPAHIPADEQLEAARQNLQAAEKQLSEIRQDFDHQRRELDRIAGVLDELKTVGAESEISRDDCQADIDLLKRQAHELTLQAEQKQLLKNRQGQLKTAIKNDEDALTGLRTRLGECQSQVSTLAGQIQSQLERIPELYRDKADLNPEIAALERQIQQFDRRLDEASRAHHAAQQRFNTAQGVLNGAQKQRLQASADFESKQRLITGLIEQSPFADIAALKSSKLTEQEVRSQTEQVEHYREETRRIESRLDELATQLTGKANPDLAPLQDAYRQAQTHKNDCLERRIRLDEQHRVLDKLINKIAKEQQALEAATQEYEQASHLSRIANGSGHQGSKLSFSRYLLGRLLDEILQSASSRLYIMSEGRYRLIRKLDQANKRSAFGLDIELTDAYTGQKRSVSTFSGGEGFLASLSLALGLSEVVRSNAGGIQLDTLFIDEGFGSLNDEALEQAINVLTMLSGDGRLVGVISHVNELKERIDAQLVVSKTANGSSAEFVL is encoded by the coding sequence ATGAGACCCTTGAAATTAACGCTCAGCGCCTTCGGCCCCTATGCCGGCGAGCAGCTATTCGATTTCCGGCTGCTGGAGGACCGCAACCTGTTTCTGATCAGCGGCGATATCGGCGCCGGCAAGACCACGATCTTCGATGCGATCTGCTGCGCCTTGTACGGGGAAACCTCCGGCGGAGAACGCACCGTCGAGGAAATGCGTTCACACCATGCCGATCCGGATACCCGCACCGAGATCACGCTGGAATTCGAGATCCAGGGCGAGCTTTATCGCGCCTGCTTTTCGCCGCGGCAAAGCATCCCGAAAAAACGCGGCGAAGGCTACACCGAACAAACCGTGCAATCGGCCTTGTACAAAATCGACTTTGTCGACCAGCCCGGCGAACAAGCCTTGCTGGTCAGCGAAAGCATCAGCAAGACCCGCCCTGAGATCGAAGCCTTGATCGGCTTCAACGTCCACCAGTTCCGCCAGGTGGTGATGCTGGCGCAAGGCAAGTTCAGGGAGCTATTGAATGCCAATTCGGCCGAACGCGAGGAAATCCTGAAAACCCTGGTCGATACCGAGTTCCTGTCCCGCTTCGAGCGCAAGCTGAAGACGCTGGAGACCGAATTGAAACAATCGGTCGTCAATCTCGAGGCGCAGATCAAGGGCCTGCTGAAAAGCGAGAATGTCGAACACGCCGATCAACTGCTGCCGCAAATCGAGGAGATCAAACGACAACGGCTAGATGCGGAACGGCAAATCGACGATGCCGAACGGCTACGGGGCAAGGCCGAAGCCGAGCTGAACGAGGCGACGGCGCTGAAAGACCTGTTTGCTCAGCAGCGGCAATTGCTGCTGTCCCGACAAGCGTTAGTCGAGCAAAAAGATCGCATCGAGGCGCTGGCCGCCGCGCTGCAACGGCACGGCGAGGCGGAAAAGCTCTGGCCGGATTACCGCTTATACGAAGAAGCCGACAAGGCGTTGAAATCGGCCGATGAGGCCTTGGCCGAGGCCCGACATGAACATGAGGCGCGGCAGCGCATCGCCATCGAGGCCACCGAACAATTAACGACATTGGAGCAAGAAAAACCGGCGCAGGAACAAAGAAAGCGGGAACTGCAGTCGCTGCGGCAAACCCATGCCGCACTCGCCTCGCTGGCCGGCGATAGGCAAAAACAGCATCAAGCGAATACATCGTTGCAAACGGCCCAACAAGCACTGAGCCAGGCCGAGACAAAACTGCAGGAACAACGCTCGGCATTGGAAAAAAGCGAAACGGAACTGGAAACCCTCGGTTCCTGCGACGCCGCGCTGCTGCAAACCCGGCATCACCTGGAAAAAAAGCAGGAACAACTGAAACAAATACAACGCATAGAGAACAAACAGCGCGAACTAGAAAACGCGACAAAAAAACTACGAGCCTTGCAACGACAGTTAGAGACACGGCAGCAAGAGGTCGATAGCTCGGCAGGCGCGCTGCAACAATTGGAACAGGCGCGCATGCAGGACATCGCTTCGCATCTGGCCGCGCAACTGCAACAGGGTCAGCCCTGCGCCGTCTGCGGCAGCCATGACCATCCCCTGCCCGCCACGCCGCCGGCGCATATTCCTGCCGATGAACAACTCGAGGCGGCCCGGCAAAACTTGCAGGCGGCAGAAAAGCAATTGTCGGAGATACGTCAAGACTTCGATCATCAACGGCGCGAACTGGACCGCATCGCCGGCGTCCTGGACGAGTTGAAGACAGTAGGCGCGGAGTCCGAAATCAGCCGCGACGACTGTCAGGCGGACATCGATCTACTGAAGCGTCAGGCCCATGAACTAACGTTGCAAGCCGAACAAAAACAACTGTTAAAGAACCGTCAAGGACAGTTGAAGACGGCGATCAAGAACGACGAAGACGCGCTGACCGGCTTGCGAACACGACTCGGCGAATGTCAGTCACAAGTCAGCACGCTGGCTGGGCAGATCCAAAGCCAATTGGAACGAATTCCCGAACTGTATCGGGATAAAGCCGACTTGAATCCGGAAATCGCGGCTCTGGAACGGCAAATCCAGCAGTTCGACCGCCGTCTCGACGAAGCGAGCCGCGCCCATCATGCCGCCCAGCAGCGGTTCAATACCGCCCAGGGTGTGCTGAACGGCGCGCAGAAACAACGTCTACAGGCATCCGCCGATTTCGAGAGCAAGCAAAGGCTGATTACCGGCTTGATCGAACAGTCGCCTTTTGCCGATATCGCCGCGTTGAAGTCATCCAAACTGACCGAACAAGAGGTCCGCAGTCAAACCGAGCAAGTGGAGCATTACCGTGAAGAAACACGGCGCATCGAAAGCCGCTTGGATGAATTGGCGACGCAATTGACAGGAAAAGCCAATCCGGATCTGGCGCCGTTGCAAGACGCCTATCGGCAGGCGCAGACGCACAAAAATGATTGCTTGGAACGCAGAATTCGCCTCGATGAACAGCATCGCGTACTGGATAAGCTGATCAACAAAATTGCCAAAGAACAACAAGCGTTGGAGGCCGCGACGCAGGAGTATGAACAGGCCAGCCATCTGTCCCGCATCGCCAACGGCAGCGGTCATCAGGGCAGCAAGCTCAGTTTCAGCCGCTATTTATTGGGCCGACTGCTCGATGAGATCCTGCAATCCGCCTCCAGCCGGCTGTATATCATGAGCGAAGGCCGTTATCGGCTGATCCGCAAATTGGACCAAGCCAACAAACGTTCGGCCTTCGGTCTGGACATCGAATTGACCGACGCCTATACCGGTCAAAAAAGATCGGTCAGCACTTTTTCCGGCGGCGAAGGCTTTTTGGCTTCTCTGTCGTTGGCCTTAGGCCTGAGCGAGGTGGTGCGCAGCAACGCCGGCGGCATACAGCTGGACACGCTGTTCATCGACGAAGGCTTCGGTTCATTGAACGACGAGGCGTTGGAACAGGCCATCAATGTGTTGACCATGCTCAGCGGCGACGGCCGCCTGGTCGGCGTGATCAGCCACGTCAACGAATTGAAGGAGCGCATCGACGCGCAATTGGTGGTCAGCAAAACCGCCAACGGCAGTTCGGCCGAGTTTGTGTTGTGA
- a CDS encoding ornithine aminomutase subunit alpha: MSTLDRPDDFETRRQHLRGLSDAQLHARFWELVQRISDPLVEEARTHTSPGIERSVLLRMGFTSAEAKQLVDRMHRQGLLGHGAGHLLLQLALRKGLSVRAAGEALLKGDCWRELKP, encoded by the coding sequence ATGAGTACATTGGACAGGCCCGATGATTTCGAGACCCGCCGCCAGCACTTGCGAGGGTTGTCGGACGCACAACTGCACGCCCGATTCTGGGAGCTGGTGCAGCGTATCAGCGACCCGTTGGTCGAGGAAGCGCGCACCCATACCAGTCCCGGCATCGAGCGTTCGGTATTGCTGCGCATGGGCTTTACCAGCGCCGAGGCCAAGCAACTGGTAGACAGGATGCATCGACAAGGTCTGCTCGGCCACGGCGCCGGTCATCTGTTGCTGCAACTGGCTTTGCGCAAAGGGCTTTCGGTACGGGCGGCCGGTGAAGCTTTGTTGAAAGGCGACTGTTGGCGGGAGCTAAAGCCATGA